A stretch of Sulfurimonas autotrophica DSM 16294 DNA encodes these proteins:
- a CDS encoding TolC family protein yields MTKKIILILILSMTLDANIIDFYKKTVTTLQYNQKYELNTKANKLNKSGVVYSKYANFSLNADYSKTKAKRLTNAFDTTNVTFNDTLDLFDKSSYKIDALTLDLKSKKSVLNIQKEQLFISLVNMIALYNKTLEQLSLYKALFNEQEDIYGKLQKLQQKGAITSMDLLRFKNQLTSLEMTIINQENEILKMKKQLNLYAPNQQIPPLKSSKLLYSKEDFLSRNPQLSLNNTDAQKLLVQAKGLERSYLPDVTAGAAYQQLGDPTSYGNNYSFIVGLQIPLNAGNFKEAQALKVKALSLKSQNIQYKIRRKNEYTTRYQDYINAVQQLKVLYKNLDDYEKSEKTIKTAYLRQYVDFNTYMQTLLQTLHVKEQILEIKSKKELEATVLNNIASGIIYE; encoded by the coding sequence ATGACAAAAAAAATAATTTTAATCTTAATTCTCAGTATGACACTTGATGCAAATATTATAGATTTTTATAAAAAAACAGTGACTACATTACAATACAATCAAAAATATGAACTTAATACAAAAGCAAATAAACTCAATAAAAGTGGAGTTGTATACAGTAAATACGCCAACTTTTCTTTAAATGCTGACTACAGTAAGACAAAAGCCAAAAGGTTAACCAACGCCTTTGATACGACTAATGTAACTTTCAATGATACACTCGACTTATTCGATAAAAGCAGTTACAAAATTGATGCACTCACACTTGATTTAAAATCTAAAAAATCTGTGTTAAATATACAAAAAGAACAACTATTTATATCTCTTGTAAATATGATTGCTTTATATAACAAAACATTAGAACAACTATCTCTATACAAAGCCCTTTTTAATGAACAAGAAGATATATATGGCAAACTACAAAAGCTGCAACAAAAAGGTGCAATTACCAGTATGGACCTGTTACGATTCAAAAATCAGCTTACTTCTCTTGAAATGACAATAATTAATCAAGAAAATGAAATTTTAAAAATGAAAAAACAGCTTAATCTTTATGCTCCAAATCAACAAATTCCACCATTAAAAAGTTCAAAACTACTATATTCTAAAGAAGACTTTTTAAGTAGAAACCCTCAACTTAGCCTCAACAATACAGATGCACAAAAATTATTGGTACAAGCTAAAGGCTTAGAGCGCTCCTATTTACCGGATGTAACTGCAGGGGCTGCTTACCAACAACTCGGTGATCCGACATCTTATGGAAATAATTACTCTTTCATTGTTGGTCTGCAAATACCACTCAATGCAGGTAATTTTAAAGAAGCCCAAGCTTTAAAAGTAAAGGCATTAAGTCTAAAATCTCAAAATATACAATATAAAATTCGACGAAAAAATGAATATACAACAAGATATCAAGACTATATAAATGCAGTCCAACAGCTCAAGGTTTTATATAAAAATTTGGATGACTATGAAAAAAGTGAAAAAACCATTAAAACCGCATACTTACGACAATATGTTGATTTTAATACTTACATGCAGACTCTTTTGCAAACTTTACATGTAAAAGAGCAAATTCTTGAAATAAAATCTAAAAAAGAATTAGAAGCTACTGTATTAAATAACATTGCCTCAGGTATTATTTATGAATAA
- a CDS encoding ABC transporter permease yields the protein MFRVAVEMLMGDKTKYIGLILGITFTAFLVTFALSYFAGFMTRGFSLVNENPTADVWVMDSAVNSTEATINMPNSALDLVRSVSGVSYATPLYIGDATARFPNGHFQKFQLIGVDNATLSGAPVLKTGLKQNALRLPQSVIVDSGGTKGKLQTPTNQKDMWSYDGAHLNVPTRRLRSGDELLIDDRRVIVTGVSHMLGRFPPRPLMYTTASNFIRLTPAQNKRVTFIMVRAPKNIVPEILAQKIHNQTGLKAVTSTELKKETVMWYLINSEDVGDMVNMVMLAMLVGFGVTGVMLYMFTYENLKQYAVLKAMGATNKQLSTMVFTQAFIGVLIGSGIGIGIAGLFGEAVSSASFPFRLMWFAPVLGFLSVFIVSVTAAVISVRPVLKLEPGVVFASR from the coding sequence ATGTTTCGTGTAGCTGTCGAAATGCTTATGGGAGATAAGACCAAATACATCGGGCTTATACTAGGGATTACTTTTACTGCTTTTTTGGTTACTTTTGCACTTTCATATTTTGCAGGTTTTATGACACGAGGATTCTCTCTTGTCAATGAAAACCCCACAGCAGATGTCTGGGTTATGGACAGTGCGGTAAACTCTACAGAAGCCACAATAAATATGCCAAACTCTGCACTTGATTTGGTAAGAAGCGTCAGTGGCGTGAGTTATGCTACACCACTCTATATCGGTGATGCTACAGCAAGGTTTCCAAACGGACATTTTCAAAAATTTCAGCTAATAGGTGTAGATAATGCAACGCTTAGCGGTGCACCTGTTTTAAAAACGGGGCTCAAACAAAATGCACTACGCTTACCACAGAGTGTCATCGTTGACAGCGGCGGAACAAAAGGCAAACTGCAGACACCGACAAATCAAAAAGATATGTGGAGTTATGACGGAGCACATCTGAATGTACCTACGCGTAGATTACGCTCTGGTGACGAACTTCTCATAGATGACAGACGAGTGATAGTCACAGGCGTTTCACATATGCTTGGAAGATTTCCGCCACGACCACTCATGTATACGACTGCTTCAAATTTTATACGTCTTACGCCTGCTCAAAACAAAAGAGTAACTTTTATAATGGTAAGAGCACCAAAGAACATTGTGCCTGAAATTTTGGCGCAAAAAATCCATAATCAAACAGGATTAAAAGCTGTTACAAGTACAGAACTTAAAAAAGAAACTGTCATGTGGTACCTCATCAACTCTGAGGATGTCGGCGATATGGTAAATATGGTAATGTTGGCAATGCTTGTGGGATTTGGAGTCACAGGCGTTATGCTTTATATGTTTACCTATGAAAACCTCAAACAGTACGCCGTATTAAAAGCGATGGGTGCAACAAACAAACAACTCAGCACAATGGTATTTACACAAGCCTTTATCGGGGTTCTCATAGGAAGCGGTATAGGCATAGGAATTGCCGGATTATTTGGAGAAGCAGTCTCCAGTGCCAGTTTTCCCTTTCGTTTGATGTGGTTTGCACCTGTTCTCGGATTTTTAAGTGTTTTTATAGTAAGTGTAACTGCAGCGGTTATCAGCGTCAGACCCGTATTAAAATTAGAACCCGGCGTAGTATTTGCGAGCAGATAA
- the htpG gene encoding molecular chaperone HtpG, with product MAKHQFQTEANQILQLMIHSLYSNKEIFLRELISNASDALDKLNMLVLTNEEYKGVKFDPRIDIKKDKENKLLTITDTGIGMNEVDLLNNLGTIAKSGTKAFLENMTGDQKVDSHLIGQFGVGFYAAFMVADTVEVITKKAGEEQAYKWISTGNGEFEIQETTKEGHGTEIILHLNEGEEEFLEEHRIEAIVKKYSNHIPFPIFMDKEKHIPAVTDDDGKETEPARTEIENVQINSANALWTISKNELKDEDYKAFYETLAHSNEEPLTWMHHKAEGAIEYTTLFYIPSKAPMDIYRVDYQPGVKLYINRVFITDDDKELMPTYLRFLRGVIDSKDLPLNVSREILQSNPVMAKIKNASVKKVLSELAKMMKKEPEKYDTFYTEFGNVLKEGLYNDFANREKILELLKFHTLNSDEMTTIEEFAKNVDEDKKEIYYLASKGSIDMLKHSPVLEKFRARGIDVLLLNEEVDTIIFPMVTEYKEYKLIPATDAKFEESEEDKKAKEELTKEYEGLAKEFKETLGEAVKEVEVTTELTESPVALKIDKEDPSYMMAQMMKQMGQGGDVEEPAPILQINPKHELIEKLKNSSDQNLIEDAAHVLFDQAKLFDGKELDDTADFAMRLNRIITKAV from the coding sequence ATGGCTAAACATCAATTTCAAACAGAAGCAAATCAAATTTTACAACTAATGATTCATTCACTTTATTCAAACAAGGAGATTTTTCTTCGTGAATTAATTTCAAATGCATCGGATGCACTTGATAAACTCAATATGTTGGTTTTAACAAATGAAGAGTATAAGGGCGTGAAATTTGACCCTAGAATCGACATAAAAAAAGACAAAGAGAATAAATTACTGACTATTACTGATACCGGAATAGGTATGAACGAAGTAGATCTATTAAATAACCTTGGTACAATTGCCAAATCAGGAACAAAAGCATTTTTAGAAAATATGACAGGTGATCAAAAAGTTGATTCTCATCTAATCGGTCAATTTGGAGTAGGTTTTTATGCTGCATTTATGGTGGCTGACACAGTTGAGGTTATCACGAAAAAAGCAGGTGAAGAACAGGCATATAAATGGATAAGTACCGGCAACGGCGAATTTGAAATACAAGAGACTACAAAAGAGGGTCATGGAACAGAAATTATTCTGCATTTAAATGAAGGTGAAGAGGAATTCTTAGAAGAGCACCGTATCGAAGCTATTGTGAAAAAATATTCTAACCATATTCCATTCCCGATTTTTATGGACAAAGAAAAGCATATTCCGGCAGTTACTGACGATGATGGTAAAGAGACAGAGCCTGCACGTACTGAAATAGAGAATGTACAAATTAACAGTGCGAATGCTCTTTGGACAATTTCCAAAAATGAGTTAAAAGATGAAGATTATAAAGCATTTTATGAAACACTTGCGCATTCAAATGAAGAACCTTTAACGTGGATGCACCACAAAGCTGAAGGGGCGATTGAATATACTACGCTCTTTTATATTCCAAGTAAAGCGCCGATGGATATTTATAGAGTAGATTATCAGCCTGGTGTAAAACTCTACATCAACCGTGTATTTATTACAGATGATGACAAAGAGTTAATGCCTACATACTTACGTTTTTTGCGTGGTGTGATTGATTCTAAAGATTTACCGTTAAATGTTTCTCGTGAAATCTTACAGTCAAATCCTGTAATGGCAAAAATAAAAAATGCTTCGGTTAAAAAGGTGCTTTCAGAACTTGCAAAAATGATGAAAAAAGAACCTGAAAAGTATGATACATTCTATACAGAGTTTGGAAATGTTCTAAAAGAAGGGCTTTATAATGATTTTGCAAATCGTGAGAAAATTTTAGAACTGTTAAAATTCCATACCTTAAACTCTGATGAAATGACAACTATAGAAGAGTTTGCTAAAAATGTGGATGAAGACAAGAAAGAAATTTACTATCTAGCAAGTAAAGGTTCTATAGATATGCTTAAACATTCTCCTGTATTGGAAAAATTTAGAGCACGTGGTATAGATGTATTGCTTTTAAACGAAGAGGTAGATACTATCATTTTCCCAATGGTTACAGAGTACAAAGAGTACAAGCTTATACCGGCAACAGATGCAAAATTTGAAGAGAGCGAAGAAGATAAAAAAGCAAAAGAAGAGTTAACAAAAGAGTATGAAGGGCTTGCTAAAGAGTTTAAAGAGACTTTAGGTGAAGCTGTCAAAGAGGTTGAAGTGACAACTGAACTTACTGAATCTCCTGTGGCACTTAAAATAGACAAAGAAGACCCTTCTTATATGATGGCACAGATGATGAAACAAATGGGACAGGGCGGTGATGTAGAGGAGCCTGCTCCAATTTTACAAATCAACCCTAAACATGAATTGATTGAAAAGTTAAAAAACTCAAGTGATCAAAACTTAATTGAAGATGCTGCACATGTATTATTTGACCAGGCAAAACTGTTTGACGGTAAAGAACTTGATGATACAGCAGATTTTGCAATGAGACTTAATAGAATCATTACAAAAGCAGTATAA
- a CDS encoding BrnT family toxin yields the protein MKYEYDENKSLLNKQKHGIDFEDAKLLWNDDRMVEIETSYEDEIRFINIGKIGTRFYTIVTTYRKDKIRIISARRSREKEIEIYES from the coding sequence ATGAAATACGAATATGATGAAAATAAAAGCTTATTAAATAAGCAAAAACATGGCATAGATTTTGAAGACGCTAAGCTTCTTTGGAATGATGACAGAATGGTTGAAATCGAAACATCATATGAAGATGAAATTCGTTTTATTAATATTGGAAAAATTGGAACTAGATTTTATACTATAGTTACAACTTACCGTAAAGATAAAATTAGAATTATTTCTGCAAGAAGATCACGAGAAAAGGAGATTGAAATTTATGAAAGCTGA
- a CDS encoding DUF808 domain-containing protein has product MTGGFFALFDDIATLLDDAAVVSKVAAKKTTGILGDDLAVNVQKASGFAASRELPVLWAITKGSFRNKLIILPVAFLLSAYASWLIIPILMLGGIYLSYEGVEKIYEYFYPHHKKHAGALAELSEEDFFNIEKEKIKSAITTDFILSIEIVIIALGTVLSQPLFIQIIAVTVVAILATIGVYGLVALLVRMDDFGFALIERAEDEKSLLHKTGRILVISLPKAIRALTVIGTFAMLLVAGGIFMHNIHQLHNYLHFLPNLLAEVLLGLVIGSIAFGVHILYVKVFGLKKDYM; this is encoded by the coding sequence ATGACAGGTGGATTTTTCGCTCTTTTTGATGATATTGCAACACTTTTGGACGATGCTGCGGTAGTGAGCAAGGTAGCTGCAAAAAAAACTACCGGTATTTTGGGTGATGATTTGGCCGTTAATGTCCAAAAAGCTTCAGGCTTTGCAGCATCTCGTGAACTTCCTGTGCTTTGGGCCATCACAAAAGGCTCGTTTAGAAACAAACTCATCATTTTGCCCGTCGCTTTTTTACTCTCTGCCTATGCTTCATGGCTCATTATTCCCATACTTATGCTTGGCGGTATTTACCTCTCGTATGAAGGCGTAGAGAAAATCTATGAATACTTCTACCCTCATCATAAAAAGCATGCCGGCGCACTCGCAGAACTCTCAGAAGAAGATTTTTTCAACATAGAAAAAGAAAAAATAAAATCCGCCATAACCACAGACTTTATACTCTCTATAGAGATTGTCATAATTGCCCTTGGAACGGTTCTGTCACAGCCTCTTTTCATTCAAATCATCGCCGTAACGGTCGTTGCCATCTTAGCAACCATCGGTGTCTATGGTCTTGTCGCTTTGCTTGTACGCATGGATGACTTTGGTTTTGCACTCATAGAGCGTGCCGAAGATGAAAAATCACTCCTGCACAAAACAGGCAGAATCCTCGTAATCTCACTGCCAAAAGCCATCCGTGCTCTCACAGTCATAGGCACCTTCGCCATGCTCTTAGTAGCAGGAGGCATTTTCATGCATAACATCCACCAACTACACAACTATCTGCACTTTCTGCCAAACCTATTAGCCGAAGTTTTACTCGGTCTTGTTATAGGAAGCATTGCTTTTGGTGTTCATATTTTATATGTGAAGGTGTTTGGTTTAAAAAAAGATTACATGTAA
- a CDS encoding ABC transporter ATP-binding protein, producing the protein MNKTILHCKDIIKTFGSGESEVFALRGVTLDVYEGELLMLVGPSGCGKTTFVSVITALLSFDSGICNVLGHDLTTMDEDEKVLFRGKSVGFVFQAFNLLPSLTAVENVALPLTIAGEKRAIALQKAKAMLDEVELSSKYDVRPSHLSGGQQQRVAIARALVHNPEFIICDEPTSSLDHKSGQIVMELLSKMTKEKGKTMIVVTHDNRIYEYGDRMAHMEDGKIIKIEEN; encoded by the coding sequence ATGAATAAAACTATCTTACACTGCAAAGATATTATAAAAACATTTGGAAGCGGAGAGTCTGAAGTATTTGCATTGCGCGGAGTAACACTTGATGTATATGAAGGTGAGTTATTAATGCTTGTAGGCCCTTCAGGATGCGGAAAAACAACCTTTGTTTCTGTGATTACGGCACTGCTTAGCTTTGACAGTGGTATCTGTAATGTTTTAGGACATGATTTGACAACTATGGATGAAGATGAAAAAGTACTCTTTCGAGGCAAATCAGTCGGTTTTGTTTTTCAGGCTTTTAATCTGCTTCCATCTCTGACAGCAGTTGAAAATGTAGCACTGCCTTTGACTATAGCAGGAGAAAAACGAGCGATAGCTCTCCAAAAAGCAAAAGCGATGCTCGATGAAGTAGAGCTCAGTTCAAAATATGACGTCAGACCGTCTCATTTAAGTGGCGGACAGCAACAGCGTGTTGCCATTGCCAGAGCTTTGGTTCATAACCCTGAATTTATTATTTGCGATGAACCGACAAGCAGTCTTGACCATAAATCAGGTCAGATTGTTATGGAACTGCTCAGTAAAATGACAAAAGAAAAAGGAAAAACAATGATAGTCGTAACCCATGACAATAGAATATATGAATATGGTGACAGAATGGCACATATGGAAGATGGAAAAATTATCAAGATAGAGGAAAATTAA
- a CDS encoding GIY-YIG nuclease family protein, translating into MNEFQIALYVGEADEVNKRISDHFKSKDWWTDFVIFISKDTNLTKSHVRYLEKKLYNISNEKTTLIDLKNNSNPTGSKLPISEMDDMDEFLEKIIFMLKNLGIINLEKIEVQEISLDKDNIFYLDLTKNRIDENNNKLQAKLQITNDGYRLLKGSFIEKEERPSFKKHIYYPLRKQFETNKYMQDSKYDGCSILIQDIDVRSPSAAASIVKNRATNGPKEWKLQDGTTLDEFQLNSQS; encoded by the coding sequence ATGAATGAATTTCAAATTGCCCTATATGTCGGTGAAGCTGATGAAGTTAACAAAAGAATTAGTGATCACTTTAAAAGTAAAGATTGGTGGACTGATTTTGTAATTTTTATTTCTAAAGATACAAACCTCACAAAATCACATGTAAGATATTTAGAAAAAAAACTATATAACATTTCAAATGAAAAAACTACCCTTATTGATTTAAAAAACAATTCAAATCCGACAGGTTCAAAGCTTCCAATATCAGAAATGGATGATATGGATGAGTTTTTAGAAAAAATTATTTTTATGCTTAAAAATTTAGGAATTATCAATCTTGAAAAAATTGAAGTACAAGAAATTAGTTTAGATAAAGATAATATATTTTATTTGGATCTAACAAAAAATCGTATTGATGAAAATAATAATAAATTACAAGCAAAGCTGCAAATAACAAATGATGGCTATAGATTGTTAAAAGGATCTTTTATTGAAAAAGAAGAAAGACCAAGTTTTAAAAAACATATCTATTACCCTTTAAGAAAACAATTTGAAACCAATAAATATATGCAGGATTCAAAATATGATGGTTGTTCTATTTTAATACAAGATATAGATGTAAGATCTCCATCTGCAGCTGCATCAATAGTAAAAAATAGAGCAACAAATGGACCAAAGGAATGGAAACTCCAAGACGGAACCACACTTGACGAATTCCAACTTAATAGCCAATCCTAA
- a CDS encoding OadG family protein, which produces METNLVMEGVKFMFLGMGTVFTFLVIMIGAVNLMSLIIHKFFPEPHAVEETASGGTQKDNKKIVAAITAAIAHHRQG; this is translated from the coding sequence ATGGAAACTAACCTCGTAATGGAGGGAGTTAAGTTTATGTTTTTAGGAATGGGGACTGTGTTCACATTTTTAGTTATAATGATAGGCGCAGTGAACCTGATGTCATTAATTATACATAAGTTTTTCCCTGAACCACATGCAGTAGAAGAGACTGCATCTGGCGGTACACAAAAAGACAATAAAAAAATAGTTGCGGCAATTACAGCTGCAATAGCACATCATAGACAAGGTTAA
- a CDS encoding efflux RND transporter periplasmic adaptor subunit produces the protein MKSFYTLLVLSIIGIIVGLGVIFYDQRPKESQTEPIPELKPPYKNFIAGTGIVESGSKNIQIGSSISGVISKVNVESGDNVKKGELLFTLNEKNLTAKITALQAEIELAKTKLQKAQHQFQIIKSFKKVSPQMVKKTKYTAAKDSVTEAEAALSVAKSKLKVLQKELSLYTVYSPIDGKVLESKLNIGKYFAPSSKLLILGSSTLNLRVDINEYDVYKFMPDTNAVAFVRGHPKLKISLKYLYTMPYVVPKKNLTGIATERTDTRVLQVLYALPKKVDFPLFVGQQLDVFVQSKDK, from the coding sequence ATGAAAAGTTTTTACACACTTCTAGTTTTATCAATTATCGGCATTATAGTCGGACTTGGGGTCATTTTTTACGATCAAAGGCCAAAAGAGTCTCAAACAGAGCCTATACCGGAGTTAAAACCGCCTTACAAAAATTTTATTGCAGGTACTGGAATAGTTGAATCAGGAAGTAAAAATATTCAAATAGGTTCTTCTATTTCCGGTGTCATCTCCAAAGTCAATGTCGAGAGCGGAGACAATGTTAAAAAGGGAGAATTACTTTTTACTCTTAATGAAAAAAATCTCACAGCAAAAATAACAGCTTTACAGGCTGAAATTGAACTCGCAAAAACAAAGCTTCAAAAAGCACAGCATCAATTTCAAATTATTAAAAGCTTTAAAAAAGTTTCTCCGCAGATGGTAAAGAAAACAAAATACACTGCTGCAAAAGATAGTGTAACAGAGGCAGAAGCGGCCCTATCTGTTGCCAAATCAAAACTTAAAGTTTTACAAAAAGAGTTGTCTTTGTATACTGTTTACAGCCCGATAGACGGCAAAGTTTTAGAGTCCAAGCTTAATATCGGAAAATATTTTGCTCCAAGCAGTAAATTACTTATTCTTGGTAGCAGTACACTTAATCTGCGCGTTGATATTAACGAATACGATGTATACAAGTTTATGCCAGATACAAATGCAGTTGCTTTTGTTCGCGGACACCCAAAACTCAAAATATCGCTCAAATATCTTTACACTATGCCTTATGTCGTTCCTAAGAAAAACCTCACAGGTATTGCGACAGAGAGAACGGATACAAGAGTTTTACAAGTGCTTTATGCCTTGCCGAAAAAAGTAGATTTTCCTCTCTTTGTAGGGCAACAACTTGATGTATTTGTGCAAAGTAAGGACAAGTAA
- a CDS encoding protoglobin domain-containing protein produces MQHYRNLKEDYQFSDEETQILKELQPRMEKLADEFIDGFYDYIWGFGKTAQFLKNKDIIAHHRKKIKEWFINLFCGQYDMPYFMYLYKIGEIHVKIGLPTHYVNSAFTYVRTFILTSIEDNFKDKQQHVKEIRAVEKIIDMNLDVLTSSYREEELSKFLSLSKVEKNILSGLKKFNSYINYFLAIALALVAFFAIGLFVYDVYMLVATDIKIDKGVLTVLGSLLVLWASIELIQEEIHHLQGKGFAIGAFIMLAMAALIRKVLIYSLSAEKGEELLIIAAVIVGLAVSYWLVGAKKRTIID; encoded by the coding sequence ATGCAGCATTATAGAAATTTAAAAGAAGACTATCAGTTTAGTGATGAAGAGACTCAAATACTTAAAGAACTTCAACCCCGTATGGAAAAGCTTGCAGATGAATTTATAGACGGGTTTTATGATTACATATGGGGATTTGGTAAAACTGCTCAATTTTTAAAGAACAAAGATATTATTGCTCACCATAGAAAAAAAATCAAAGAGTGGTTTATTAACCTTTTTTGCGGGCAGTATGATATGCCCTATTTTATGTATCTTTACAAAATAGGTGAAATACATGTCAAAATCGGATTGCCTACACACTATGTCAATTCGGCATTTACTTATGTTCGAACTTTTATACTCACAAGTATAGAAGATAACTTCAAAGACAAACAACAGCATGTAAAAGAAATCAGAGCTGTTGAAAAAATTATAGACATGAATCTAGATGTATTGACAAGTTCTTACAGAGAAGAAGAGTTAAGTAAATTTCTATCGCTTTCCAAAGTAGAAAAAAATATTTTATCAGGTCTGAAAAAATTTAATTCTTACATAAACTATTTTTTAGCTATTGCATTAGCACTTGTGGCATTTTTTGCCATAGGACTTTTTGTATATGATGTATATATGTTAGTTGCCACCGATATAAAAATAGACAAAGGCGTATTGACCGTTCTCGGCAGTTTGCTTGTACTGTGGGCCTCTATTGAACTCATACAGGAAGAAATCCATCATTTACAGGGTAAAGGCTTTGCCATAGGTGCATTTATCATGCTCGCCATGGCTGCACTGATTCGAAAAGTATTAATATATTCGCTCTCTGCCGAAAAAGGGGAAGAATTATTAATTATAGCTGCCGTGATTGTCGGTTTGGCTGTTTCATATTGGCTTGTCGGAGCAAAGAAGAGAACAATTATAGACTAA
- the brnA gene encoding type II toxin-antitoxin system BrnA family antitoxin, translating to MKAEEFDKIFDDNEEDIIEYLDLSKIKRPNLEPKRINIDFPTWMVKKLDEEAQHIGVSRQAIIKTWLADKIMELEHHKLAV from the coding sequence ATGAAAGCTGAAGAATTTGATAAAATTTTTGATGATAATGAAGAAGATATAATTGAATATCTTGATTTATCAAAAATAAAAAGACCTAACCTTGAACCAAAAAGAATCAATATTGATTTTCCTACTTGGATGGTGAAAAAACTAGATGAAGAAGCACAGCATATCGGTGTAAGCCGTCAAGCAATTATAAAAACATGGCTAGCTGATAAAATTATGGAACTGGAACATCACAAACTAGCTGTATAA